Within the Candidatus Neomarinimicrobiota bacterium genome, the region CTGTCCCCAGCCGTGCTGGAGCGTACACTGCTGCACGGCACCAACAGTTACTTCATCCCCAATGTGCAGCTCAATGGCGCCTGCTGCCGCACCAACCTGCCCCCCAACACCGCCTTTCGCGGCTTTGGCGGCCCCCAGGGCATGTTCGTCATTGAAGCCGCCATTGCCAAGGCGGCCGAGCAACTGGGCCGGCCGCGGGAGGAGCTCCAGCGCAGGAATCTCATAAAACCCGGCGACTCGTTCCCCTTCGGCCAGCGGGTCGCCAACGATCACGCCCGGCGCGCCTGGGACGAGCTGGAGAGCAGCTACAATTTGAACAGCATCCGGCGGGCGGTCGACAGCTTCAACGACGCGCATTTCGAGGTCAAGAAGGGCGTGGCCGTCATGCCGGTGGCGTTCGGCATCTCCTTTACCACCACCCATATGAACCAGGCCAGCGCCCTGGTGCACGTCTATACCGATGGCAGTGTGGGGCTTTCCACCGGTGGCGTAGAGATGGGCCAGGGGCTCTCCACCAACTTGACGATGATCGCTGCCAGGGCGTTGGGCGTCCGGCCTGAAAAGGTCCGGGTGGAAAGCACGAACACGACGCGGGTGGCGAACATGTCGCCCAGCGCGGCCAGCTCCACCACCCTGCTCAACGGCAATGCCACGCTGTTGGCCGCCAATCAGATCGTGGAGCGCCTCAAAACCGTCGCTGCAGAGGAACTCCACAAGGCCGAGCCCGCGAATATCGTCATCGAGAACGGACAGGTGCTCTACAATGGGCAGGCGACCGGCTGGTCCTGGGAGCGCCTGGTGCTGGCGGCCTACCGCCGGCGCGTGGCCCTTTCCGCCCACGCCTTTTTCGCCACACCGGGCATCTGGCGGGACGCGACCGCGCTGAGCGGTGACCTGTTCGCTTACCATGTCTGCGGGGCGGCCATCGTCGAGGTGACGCTGGATTGCCTCAGAGGCACTTACGAGGTGGACGCTGTCAGGATTGTGCACGATCTGGGCCGTCCCATCAATGAACGGGTCGATCGCGGGCAGATCGAGGGTGGTCTGGCCCAGGGTCTGGGTTGGATGACCATGGAGGACCTGCAGTATAGCGACGAGGGCCAACTGCTGTCCCACGCCCTGGCCACGTACAAGGTGCCCGACGCCTACTTCATGCCCGATGACATTCATATCAAATTCCTCACCGATGCCGATAGCTCCCTCGGCCCCTTCGGTTCCAAGGCCGTTGGCGAGCCGCCCCTGATGTACGGAATTGGGGTCTTCTTCGCTCTGCGCCACGCCATGCGTGCCTTTCGGCCCGACGAAAGCTTACCCTTCACCGCGCCCCTCACGCCCGAGCGCGTCCTGATGGCTCTGCACGCCGAAACCGCCCCGGCCCCGGATCTTGCTCGTGCGACCGATGGCCGGCTGAGCACCAAACAGAAGCAGGTCGCTGGATGAAGGGTACACCCGCCCGCCGGCTGCCATGATTGAGTTCTGGAACACATTGGCGCGGCTCCTGCAGGGCGGTGAGAAGGTCTTTCTGGCCCTGGTCGCCGAGCATACCCGCCACTCGCCGGGCACCACCGGCGCGCGCTTGCTGGTTTCCGAGCAGCACACCATGATGGGCACCATCGGCGGCGGCATCATGGAGCACCGTCTTATTGAGCGCGCCGGCGCCATCCTGCAGCAGGCTGACTTCACCCCTGAAATCCAAACCCTGTCGCACACCGCCAAAGGTGACGGAGAAAAATCGGGCATGATCTGCGCCGGCAGCCAGACCAATCTCTATTATCTGTGCCGTCCCCAATCGGATGCGGACGCCATTTCGGCGGCTGCCCACCTCACGGAGCGCGACGCGCCAGGGTCGCTCACCATCAGTCGCCGCGGCCTCACCGTCGACCCGGCGGACTACGATCCCCACAGCGCCCCCTTCTCCCTGACACGGGACGGCGACAGCTGGACTTACCGCGAGCAGCT harbors:
- a CDS encoding molybdopterin-dependent oxidoreductase; this translates as MHNIDAPAHTRGTSQYVDDTPPPAGLLHAAVFASPVAHGRIKALQLDAARGLDGVVAVLSAKNIPGNNLLDPRIPDEPILAENTVCYAGQPVAVVVAQNPGLARRGARLISLEVDELPAITDPREAYRAGELIGTPKTISLGDVEAAWGQCDLVVEGSCDLGGQDHVYLETQRSRAIPLEGQRLRIHASTQAPHAAQKVVAGMLGVPMHRIEVDVTRLGGAFGGKEDQATVWACLAALGAWHTGRPVELVLNRAEDMRMTGKRHPYQSDFKLGLTRDGKFVAYEAWHYQNSGALVDLSPAVLERTLLHGTNSYFIPNVQLNGACCRTNLPPNTAFRGFGGPQGMFVIEAAIAKAAEQLGRPREELQRRNLIKPGDSFPFGQRVANDHARRAWDELESSYNLNSIRRAVDSFNDAHFEVKKGVAVMPVAFGISFTTTHMNQASALVHVYTDGSVGLSTGGVEMGQGLSTNLTMIAARALGVRPEKVRVESTNTTRVANMSPSAASSTTLLNGNATLLAANQIVERLKTVAAEELHKAEPANIVIENGQVLYNGQATGWSWERLVLAAYRRRVALSAHAFFATPGIWRDATALSGDLFAYHVCGAAIVEVTLDCLRGTYEVDAVRIVHDLGRPINERVDRGQIEGGLAQGLGWMTMEDLQYSDEGQLLSHALATYKVPDAYFMPDDIHIKFLTDADSSLGPFGSKAVGEPPLMYGIGVFFALRHAMRAFRPDESLPFTAPLTPERVLMALHAETAPAPDLARATDGRLSTKQKQVAG